Proteins from a single region of Eublepharis macularius isolate TG4126 chromosome 9, MPM_Emac_v1.0, whole genome shotgun sequence:
- the ATF4 gene encoding cyclic AMP-dependent transcription factor ATF-4 gives MSLSNTEMMLGDFLSPFSQPCLVAEEGLGLLDDYLEVAKNLGSHGFSSDKAKVGSSDWLAVDSLNNATYNSQEDAFSGMDWMVEKMDLKEFDFDALLGIDDFEATVSPDELMATLEDTCEPFDPSTPEIPNKETSQTTESVIHSPVSLPGADQVAPLAPLLPFPLSPESLVSSADHSFSLELGSEVDVLEGDRKTEAHIFVVVIPKCEMEEEVHSDNDSGIGMSPSYLGTPQQSPTTSISSPSDGQSVTALHDSSARPKPYDLPEEKVVSAKVKGEKRIDKKLKKMEQNKTAATRYRQKKRAEQEALSGECSELEQKNEALRERADSLSKEIQYLKDLIEEVRKAKGKKAKAPE, from the exons ATGAGCCTCTCAAACACAGAGATGATGTTGGGGGACTTTCTGTCCCCCTTCAGCCAGCCGTGTTTGGTGGCTGAGGAAGGTCTGGGACTCCTAGATGACTACCTGGAGGTGGCCAAGAACCTCGGTTCGCATGGGTTCTCCAGCGACAAGGCTAAAGTGGGCTCCTCCGATTGGCTGGCTGTGGATAGTTTGAACAATGCCACATACAACAGCCAGG AGGATGCCTTCTCTGGCATGGATTGGATGGTGGAGAAGATGGATCTGAAGGAGTTTGACTTTGATGCGCTGCTAGGTATTGATGACTTTGAAGCCACCGTCTCCCCAGATGAGCTTATGGCCACGTTGGAAGACACGTGTGAACCATTTGACCCTTCCACCCCAGAAATTCCCAACAAAGAAACGTCACAGACAACAGAATCAGTTATACATTCCCCTGTGTCCCTCCCTGGGGCAGACCAGGTTGCTCCACTAGCCCCATTGTTGCCATTTCCACTTTCCCCAGAGTCACTGGTTTCCAGCGCAGACCATTCTTTCAGCTTAGAACTAGGCAGTGAAGTGGATGTTCTTGAAGGAGACCGAAAAACAGAAGCCCATATCTTTGTAGTGGTAATTCCCAAGTGTGAGATGGAGGAAGAAGTCCACTCTGACAATGATAGTGGAATAGGCATGAGCCCATCATACTTAGGGACACCCCAACAAAGTCCTACAACCTCCATTAGTTCCCCAAGTGATGGCCAGTCTGTTACAGCCCTGCATGACAGTTCTGCGCGCCCCAAGCCGTATGATCTCCCTGAAGAGAAGGTAGTGTCAGCAAAGGTGAAGGGAGAAAAGAGAATAGACAAGAAACTGAAGAAGATGGAGCAAAATAAGACAGCTGCTACACGTTATCGGCAGAAAAAAAGGGCAGAGCAGGAGGCCTTATCAGGAGAGTGTAGCGAACTAGAGCAGAAGAATGAGGCCCTAAGAGAGAGAGCAGATTCCCTGAGCAAAGAAATTCAGTATTTGAAAGATCTAATTGAAGAGGTCCGCAAGGCCAAGGGTAAAAAAGCTAAAGCCCCAGAATAA